From Juglans regia cultivar Chandler chromosome 8, Walnut 2.0, whole genome shotgun sequence, the proteins below share one genomic window:
- the LOC108979511 gene encoding GATA transcription factor 9 has product MEAPEFFHGGFCPQYVYEKTDNKATAAGDHFIVEDLLDFSNDDAVVTDGTFDTAAGNSIDSSTVTVVDSCNSSSFSGGDQNFVGSFGCRNFSDGYFSSDQLCVPNDDLAELEWLSNFADDSFSSEDLQKLQLISGMKARTNEASETSREFQPEPTQNSPIFHHEMSVPAKARSKRSRAAPCNWTSRLLVLSQNTASPEPEVRVQAPVNSGKTTIKDSPRKDCSEGEASDGRRCLHCATDKTPQWRTGPMGPKTLCNACGVRYKSGRLVPEYRPASSPTFVLTKHSNSHRKVVELRRQKELEMAQQQQEQHQQFLRHQQNMTFDVNNGEDYLINQHVGPSFRHLI; this is encoded by the exons ATGGAGGCACCTGAGTTTTTCCATGGCGGGTTTTGCCCACAATACGTTTACGAGAAGACCGATAATAAAGCTACGGCCGCCGGAGACCATTTCATTGTGGAGGACCTCCTCGACTTTTCCAACGACGATGCAGTGGTTACCGACGGTACCTTCGACACTGCCGCTGGAAACTCCATCGATTCTTCTACTGTCACTGTCGTCGACAGCTGCAATTCCTCGTCGTTTTCTGGTGGTGACCAGAATTTTGTGGGCAGTTTTGGGTGCCGGAATTTCTCCGACGGTTATTTCTCCAGCGACCAGCTTTGTGTACCG AATGACGATTTAGCTGAGCTCGAATGGCTTTCCAATTTCGCGGATGACTCGTTCTCCAGCGAGGACTTGCAGAAGCTCCAGTTAATATCCGGCATGAAAGCTAGGACCAACGAAGCGTCCGAGACAAGCCGAGAATTCCAACCCGAGCCCACCCAAAACAGCCCCATTTTTCACCACGAAATGTCGGTCCCAGCCAAGGCCCGGAGCAAGCGGTCCCGTGCAGCCCCATGCAACTGGACGTCCCGTCTCCTCGTACTCTCTCAAAACACAGCCTCGCCGGAGCCTGAAGTCAGGGTTCAGGCACCCGTTAATTCGGGCAAGACAACTATAAAGGACTCACCGAGGAAGGACTGCTCCGAAGGGGAAGCCAGCGACGGGCGGAGGTGCCTGCATTGCGCCACGGATAAGACGCCGCAGTGGCGGACAGGGCCCATGGGCCCGAAAACGCTTTGCAATGCGTGCGGTGTCCGGTATAAGTCCGGCCGGTTAGTGCCAGAGTACAGGCCGGCTTCGAGCCCAACATTTGTGCTGACGAAGCACTCGAATTCGCACCGAAAGGTGGTGGAGCTTCGGCGTCAGAAGGAGTTGGAGATGGCGCAACAGCAGCAAGAGCAGCACCAGCAATTCCTTCGTCATCAGCAGAACATGACGTTCGATGTAAACAACGGTGAAGATTACTTGATCAACCAACACGTAGGCCCCAGTTTCAGGCATCTGATCTAG